TCCTAGCCATGCATGCAAACTGCACTGTCTAAGAGATTATTTCCATGGGGAGGTAGTTAAAACTGGATGTGCTGAAATTTATCACCCCTGTTAAGCTTTCAGGCTGCTTTCAGGCTCTGAGGGTTTTTACTTTGCTGAAAACAACCTGCCCAGTAGGTTAAGAGCTAACAGCTTAAAAATTAGCCTGGAGATCACACCCATGAGAATGGCTACTGCAGAACACCCCATCCAGTGCCAGACCATGTATCTGTGTGtgcaaaacaagcaacaaaagcagctttgtaTCAATTGTATCaaaatagtttattaaaaacaataagaCTTCACTGAAGCTTGCTGTCCTTGAGACAGAATTATGACATTATTGCAGAATTCAACACAATCATAATCCACCTTTAAATATAATACTACATAGCTCCTGTTCGCTGTGGCCAAGTTTCGCCCTCTGTCTGGCCTtgtgcagccctgctggcacAACCCAGCCCTGGATGCTCAGCTGTACAACCTGTCCCTCTGGGAACAGGGGGATCTCCCTTCCTCACTTCGCACAGCGTAGCGACAGTGGTAGCAGTGTCTACGAGTCACACACAAACccaacacatttcttttcaactgGTGTCAGTTTACGCAACCGGTGTTAAAATACCGAGTGACTGATGACAGCAATACTGGTTGATGTTTAGGAGAAATACCCAACTCGAGTTCCCAGCACTGCCCGACTGTACAGAGCCACTTCTGTTTACAACAAGGAAGCCCTGTTCTGACCTGCTCTATCAACACCACAGCTGTGACAAGGACTTTACACTGCACAGCTCGGTCTGAGGCATGAAGGCACCTTTCCACTGCAGCGCTCAGATAAGTGCATcgccagcagctgcctggcacGCTTCTGCTGCCCTCTGACAATGTCATTCTTTACCATCAGctttcactgaagtcagtagtTGTCCTTTTGCACCGTGGAAAACAGACTGAGTACTCAGTACCTCAGTCTTTCAGGTCAGCTGTGGCTTGCTTCCTCAGTGACTAAAAGGCTTCTCCTTGCGAAGAGCAAGCTCATAGCTCCACAGCTCATGTCCCTTGGGCCGTGCTGGTGATAGGTGTCTTCTTGCACAACTCCTGGTAGAACTCAGATTCCAAAAACCGGGGGTACGAGTTGTTCTCCATTAAGCTGTAAACCCTCTTCTGTGCTGCGCTAAAGCAAGTATGCGTAGCTTCTTGGATGTTCTGCGCGATTATGTTCTTGGTTTGGAAGTCTATGTTtatctgaaacagaaaggaCATTTACTTCTGAGAACTGAATTCAAACAAGTATAATACAACAAAATTTCTGAAGAGGTTGAAAGATCCTGTACTAATGTACAGGGTTAAAttagtttttaagaaaattctttactgcAAAAACCTGAAGTAATTCAAATGACACTATCTTTCAGTGCTAAACTCAAGCATTACAGGTGTTCAATGAGACTGTTGGTTTTCCCCAGCTTAGATGGAAACTCCCTGAAATGCTCTTTGTGCCATATTCCAACTTGGTGAAAAGGCAATTAGTGGGGAGCTGTATTTGGTGAGACACGTATGATGCATTTCTGACATCTGTGTCTCAAAAGGAGTTCAGAGAAAAAGTAAGGCCAAAATTTCATAGAACAGGGAGGGCAGTTATGTTTAAATAGGTTTTCTTTACCTCTTTGGGAGCCTCCTTCTCAATGAAATCATTGTAGATCTTCTTTGCTTTTGACGTGAGCTTCTGGGGTGACTTGGTTTTCTTGAAGTCCTCGCAGGCCAGCCAGAACTCAATGTTCTCTTCGCAGAACTCAGACTTCAGAAAGGCTCGGAAAGCAGCAAGACCATCtagggaaaggaggggaaaaaaatgcatcaagtAAGTATTTCAGGAATCTTGAATTTACCCATTTATCACATCTGTTCCTACCAAAACactttgctctgtttctgaTCTGGCTCTTTCTGGGATGGCAATGAAAAGTCCGCTTTTATGTATGCGAGCAAACTAACACCCTAACAGCTTGGCAGGCTTCAAGTTAGTCATTTTTAGATAAACACACAAATGAAAGGCATTTCTAGTCATTGTGCTCCCTTTTGTGATGCCtccatatataaaaaaattctCTAAATGGGATCTCCTGTATTAACCTTCAGACTGGAGTAAATATTTATGACAGGGCTACAACCCCCTGGAATACTTCTTGCAATGGAAAGGATGACTCAAAGGTTCAAAGAGCAAACAGTAATATTTCTTAGTCTCTTTTGCTCTACTGTTGTGTGCTCTTCCTTGTAGAGCCACAGCAAAACCTGGAGAGCACTGAACTTTGTTGCAGAACCCTTCCCaagttttaatgcatttatctTAGATAAACAGAGAGCCCAGTGAACGGCCTTCAGCAAAGCCGAGCTAACACGTATGGTTTAACTACACAGTTTACAGCTACCTCTGGGACAAGAATACTCCACGGCAGGGGAATTTCAATGTTTTAATACTGGTTTACAAAGCAAGGGACAACACCGACGTGCACGGAAGCAATCTCTTCAAGACACAAAGTTCCCCATCATTTTAGTGTTAAATGCTACAGTTTGAAGACAAACTTACATTTATTAGCAAGGAGTTCATCAAAGGCTTCTGCCCACAGCCGAGCTTCTTCAGGGGAAGGCCTGCAGAGAGCCACAGAGAACATCAGGATCTGCTCCAGAAgctttagtctttttttttttttttaattttgtgcaaTACTGGAGTTATTTAAGCAGAACCGGCCGTAACTTACCTGAAGTAGGCGTGGTGCTTCCCCCCCTTATTGGCTTTCATGTTGGTGGAAGTGGAAGAGTTCTGCAGAAAGTAGCTCAGCCTCTTCTTCCAGTCCTTAATGCTAGGAGAAGGGAGAAGCGCCTTCAGCACCGGGAGCACCCAGCAGAGGGGACCCAACCTCCCCCGACAGCcctgcccccatccccaccgCTCCCCGCCGGGGGCACACTCACATCGTCCTCTTCATGCGGCCCTTCTccgcctcctccagctccccgcggcgccgcccgccccgctccgaGTGCCGCCCGCCGGGCCGCAGCGCCAGCAGCATCGCGCTCTGCATCACCCGGCCCGCACCGACACCGCCACTGCCCCGCCACCCGCCGCGCGCCCCTTATATAGGCCCGCgggccccgcccccggcccggccacGCCCCTCGGGGGACGAACACGCCCCCAGCCCAGACCACGCCCCTCGCGGGGCGGACACGCCCCCTCCCGTAGGCCACGCCCACagcggcacggccccgcccGGCCTTTGGAAATGGAGgtccccttttttcccttttttcccttttttcccctttttcccttttttttttccttttcttttttttttcctttcctttttttttctttttctcttttttggggggggcgagtttgttttttgttgttgttgttgttgtttttttaaagggaattttTCAAAGAGATGCAGCGCGCAGCCTGCACGCTAAACAAGCAAACGGACAAACGAGAGACAAGGGGCCGCCCTTATCACACCGCGGGATGGCCGCACGTTTGGGGGGCGGCTTTCCTTCCCTCGCAGCCTGCCGCCCCTAAATCGGCTCTGCCGCCCCGTGCAGCGTCCAGCACCAACCCTcctgtcctgcagcccctctctgcagccccttcccatcCTGCAGCCCCACAAGAGCAGCTGCAGACTCCTCGCTTCCCAAAAACCTGActtcagcacagccctgcagcatcGGGGCTGCGGCAGCATCCCCTGCCCCGCTCGGGGAACCAACCCCCAGTCTGACATCCCCTGCTCGCAGAACATgcacaaagctgtgcaaagGCGTTTTGCCTTAGGTGAGATATACACAGGGCAAGTGAATTCTGTTTGATTTGTGAACACACTTCCACAAGGATGCTTTTCAGCACTAGTTATAAGTCCTTTGCAAGATGTGTAGGGGCTCTGGTACAAAAATCAAGTCCCATCCCCTACGCGTTACCAAACGGCTTTTGCAGTAGGTAGCCCTTCAGCCTTGTACCTCATATATAAAGTTGTTACAGGAAATTATTACGAGGCTGTTACTCCGGGAGGGAGGGGATATGGCAATATTAGTGGCGGTGAGGCGCCAAGTGCCATAAGGGCACCAGCGCCAGCACCTTTGCTGACAGGAACTTGCCAAGGCGAGCCGAGGGCAGCCCGTGCCTGTGTGAGGGACGGAGCCGTGCTGGCTCGCTTCCAGGCATTTAAATCATCACCCGCCTCGAGTCCCGGGGTCGGCcaagctgtgcagctgcagacGGTTTGGGCAGGAGCTGGCCAGGGGCTGCCTGCAATGCATGAGGATGGGGGCATCGTCTGCACGTGTGAAACTCACAGCACGCAGCCCCTGCTaggggcaggcaggctgctTCGGAGTAAAGAAACAGCTCGAAACTCAGCCCTGGGCCTCATTTGGGCCTTGACATAGCAGAGCCTGTGTAAAGGACCAAATGCTCTACAAGAAGAGTTTCCTTCACCTGAGTGCTACAATGCCACAGTGCTCAGTACATCCTCATCTACCTCATTTGTAGGAGGTTTCCCCATTTTCAGTGCTGGCTTCAAGTTTCTTTTACCCTGATTCTCCTTGAGTTCCTTTTCTTTGAATATCTGCCCTGGATTTAGGGGTGTGCTACCAATTGTAACCTGGTGAGCTTTGGGGTTTTGTACTTGTTCGCTGGAGAAACGCACCAACCTCTCCTAGGAAGCAGGATCCACAGCTAACATGGAACTGGGGGGAAGAGAAACTGCAGGGAAGCTCcaagggagagagagaacagtCTGTGTGAGGAATGGGTAATTGTTACAGGCTTGACAGGTGTGTGAGGTATGCAAAATTGATTAGAGGGAAACATCCGGGGTAGTGGGAAAATTAGGCAGTAATTGCAAGGGTACGGAACTGGTGACCATGGGAGAGACATACGGAGGGATGTGCTCCGGAACAGGGGGATGAGACAACTTCAAAGTCACATAAGCTGCAGTAAGGTTTGGTTAAGCATTTATACTTTGGGAGCTTCCCCGTAGCACACCTGAGGACCTGCTGATGTTTGAAAGCTGATGAAAGGCTTTCTTGATACCTCTGGGGGAGGCTGGCAAGGTAGAGCAGGGGCATTCCCATGCCTCTGCCCAGCTGCGGAGCTGGCAGCAGTCAGTGCATGGAAAATGGCCGCGTGAATCATGTCTGTGATAGCTTTTGTTCTAAACTTTTTAATCGCTTCTTTCAGAGACACGTAAAAATGGAAGTGACTGTTAAGGGAGGTAGTTATAACAACTGTAATATCTTTGGACAGTGGAAAAAGTGTTTcaggttaagaaaaaaagcagaatatggAATTGTGAGTTCAGATGGCCTTATAAAATGTACTCACTATAACATTTGgtttaagaaatatttagattaaaattgaattttattgGCTGCATTAGTATGTATTtttagtttacatttttattacgCCCTTGAAGCATGGATACTACTGTTCCTTCAGTAAAAGGGAAACTTCACAGAACGGTTTCTTGCTTCACCATGCTGTGCAGCGTGCTTTGTGGTTCCGATACTAACCTTTGCCAGAAGGTTAAACATTTGCATGACAGAAGATCTTTTccatttgcatgtttttaagaaagaagagGTACCTGGCATCAAGCACCGTGACCAGCGCCCTGCCGAGTGATCCAGCCAGGCCTGAGGGGGCCGCgggctgccccgtgctgccCCGCTGGGAGCTGGACATGTGCTGCTACCCAGAGCTTGGGCTCACCAAGCAGCCCGTTTTGGACATCCCAAACTTAATATTGCCTGATTTCACCAacttctggttttcttctgtgtttgttttttttttttttctctgactgtgTGCGCTGACCTCAGCTCTGTCAAAACAGCGAGGCTCTGGATTGCAGAGGCCAAATACAGACATGGTGCCAAATCTTTTCCTTTACGCGCTTCTGAGGACTTCATCTATTTCTGTAACCGTAATCTCGTTGTAAAGCAGCAAGGCCAGTGGAAAGTGGTGGGGGTGGGGAGCCTATAGCCCCAACTTTGCAGCTGAAGTCGGTGAGAATTTAGCTATTGCCAGCGACGAAATCTGATGTCAGGCACTTAATGACACAAGCTCTCACCCCGGAGATCACACTTCTCTTTGCAGAGGCTTTCTTGAGaatgttctgttctttttctgcttatgCGTTTCCACTAGCATCAGTGATAGCCAGATGTACAGAGGACTGTAATGTATGCAATAAACATCCAGGATGGAAGATGAGGTTTTTTCCATCTTGGTTACGTTCTGTGTTGCAATAGCTGTGCTGATCTCTTCCAAGTCCCCAGTGAGTTGCTGTTCTCACTGCATAAAATTTAAATCTGGGGCTGCGTTTTCTAAAATGCCAGTCCttgcttcttctttttataGTGGAGATTTAGATGATaggaaagaacatgaaaaatgctCCAAAGACTTTATAGCCGTGTTTTGTAAAGCCAGGAGGAGAGAATATGCTGTCGCATGGCAGCTCAAACTATACGTTAAAGTTATCTGAGGAACGGCTTACTGAACCCTTATTGTCTGtgacaaacaaaataatcatattcaaaagaaagaataagtCATTGAGATACGTCTTTTTGTTCTGCGATATGTATTGCAAATGGTACAGGTGCATTTTCACgtgttttcagtgttctttctGAATTCGCAGCTACACAGTCCTCACAGTCCCAGTGCTGTGTGTGTGAGATGGAAGcaccagcacaggagctgggTGAGGAACGCCACCGCGCCACTTGGGACAACATTGGCTGGGCCTCTGCTCTCACCTCGCCTCGATACTGTGCCTTCTCTGAAGCACCCGGGATTGATATGTGTGTCTGTGAAGAGCCCAGAGGTGCCTGGCTACAGGTGAAAGCACGTACTTCCACGCTGAACTTTGGTCAGTAATGGCAATCATGCGTGGCACGGTAGGGTGCTGTTTTCTAGATGGATATTACAATTGTCagtcttttgatatttttgtgtAAGAGGAGTTGTTTACTCCTCCTAGAAGCGTTAGTCTGCTTCTAATTCCCTCGTTTGCGTTCTGACTTTCTAGTCCCGTTTACAGCTTCAGTGGTATGTAGCATGAGGGCGTGTTGGTTTTCTAGTTGTTTTTGTTGCCGTTTTCTATAAATTGCTTGAAGCTTGTTGAGGTCAGCTTGTTGCACTCACTGACTCGGGCACTGctctccctgggcagctctTCTTCACCCAGCACTATTTTCCAGTCGTAAAACTGCAAACCTGCAAATAATAAGGAGCCATTTCTGGATCTAAATTTAGCACTACTGTGGCTTAACACTAAGACTGGAGCAATTAAATGTTCAGTCTTtgctaaacaaaaaataaaatatatcttattACACATGGATCTCATTTCACTTAACAACAAAATCCTCTGAGTAATGTATAAACTAGACAGAGCTCTGTGAGCGCTCATCGTTCCCAGCTGTTAGCCACCTTGTTTTACATAAACAGCCATGGCAGCTTACAAAGCTTCCAAAATTAGAGCTGAAATTTATCCAAAAGTGGATGAACTGGGACTGTATGACTacttgcagcactgctgtgatGTGGATGTATACGTCTTTATTTATAGCGACACTGTAAAAAGAATCTGAATTTAGGCATTGAACAGTTGATTCTGATTCCACCTCTAATCTGCTTCTTTAAGCATTGGGAAATGTTGGTTTTCAAAGGTGAGACCATCAACAATGGGAGTCAGAACAGCGGCTGGGGTGCTGTCCTGCTGGTGGGAGACCTGCTTCATCCTGCTGGAAGCAAAAGCTGAATGGAGGCCCACTAAAATAGCCTACCTTGTAAAGGACAGGACATTCTCATATTCCTTACATCTTTTgtcaacacagaaaacaaacagcttaGCAAGAAGCAGCGTATTTTTAacaattaaattttctttgcagacaCTATCTGGGTTACACCATCTCAGCTGAAGAGATGTGATTAATCTTGTTTGAAGTTAACTGGGTGATGCAAAACACTGGCTCTGTGTTTTGTTCAAACTGCAGTCTATTTTGTTTCCTCCCCAAAGGCCATATTTGTTAAACCGAGTGTGCAGAGGGACATTAAACAATCAAATATGTTTGTTAAATCTGGATATGGGCACTGTCTTTATCATATTATTTGTGTGTAACACAGTCAACATGCAGTCCTTTTGATGACTATTTAATCCAAGTTAATGAAACTCTCTGTAAGTGCCTAAATGGCATTAGTCAGATACTGAGCTAGAAAGTCTCCGTGGCTTATAAAACCAATCCCTTTTACAATTCCTACAGATGAACACAGTCAGGAGCACAGTGCTGGGCAAGCTGAAGGttagagaggagaaaaatttGTACCACCTCCAATGTtcacatatttgaaaataagcatttcatCTGAACTGGAGACAAAAAGTCAATCTTTCCTATTTCATGGTGGGGGaaagtttaaacaaaaccatttcTTGGAAGAACCTGATTTCAACGTTGGGTGGAACTACCAGTGGATTTAATTAGactttcttaatgaaaaaaaggcaaaatattttttttttcagtggaaaaaaaatcattctctttatttaaggatagtattttctttataatattCAGTGTTAGAGTATAGgcttttctgtgaaaagaagcAAGGTAATAAACGTGTTTCAGATGCAGTAAAAGACACATGATAATCGAGGAGACAGAAAGCACTGCCTGAGCACATCCGCTTATTAAAGTCAGAGGGCATTGCATCTGAGTAAGGGCTGCCACCTCATACAGTTCCTATTCACCGTATTGACAAAAGCAGTTGCAGAGTTTGTAAAGGCAAGCTCTCTGAAGCTAGAGAAGGCCGGAAGGAAGGTTTCCTGTGCAATATTAGTAATCCCACTGTATATATCCAGTGGCATCCTGATCTACTCCCAGTGTGAAGGGAGagacaaataaatgaatggTCGGGTGATATTTGTCTGGTTTCATCAAGCCCTGGAAATTCCCTCCTGGCTGGTTAAGGAGTGCACTGAAGAGGTCAGGCTGTGGCCAGGACTGGACTGGGGGTGCCGACTGTCTCAGAGCTAGCCTGGGAAAGAGGCACAGGCGAGCAGCTCGACACATTAGTCATTCACTTAATGCTAAGCATTGCAAAATAACGTCTCAGTCTTCCAACTGAAGTGCATTAGTTGTAGGCAGGTACATTGTTCTCCTGGAACATTTTTCTCATCAGTTATTTGTTCAGCATTCAGACAGATCTTCGGAAGACAGCAGATCAGAGCAGCTTCAGGTGAGTCATTCCATGTGGAAAATAATGGTCCAAACTTTTAAACTATGTGAACAGAGTGATAAAGTCACTTCTTGTATTTCAGTGCATGCTAAACAAGTAAAACTCCCCAGAAATCAGTGGAGCtatgttctgctgtttttccagcagTAGACTTGCTCATAGCAGTTACTGCCACAGCAGACAAGGGTGACGGgtaattttacattaaacaaacattttctgtgttgtttacCACACTAGCAAATGGCAGTGCAGGACTGCACATTTCGACAGGTTGCACGTAGAAGTCTGAAGGGGATGCACATAACTGCATGTACCTTACTGACTGTGTTTTGGCAAGCTCTGTTTTAAATTGACAGCATTTGGTTCCGCTCCACGTCGCAGCCTTCAGCTGGGAGCTGTGATGAGACCTCTACTTGAAAGTACTCCGTATTTTTCTGGTTGCAAAAAGATGCACTCCGAGGATTGACTGAAGCATCATTGACAAATGAGAGCAAGAAACATTCATTAAGGTTCAGATTAGATTTTCCCACTTGCACAGGAGTGGCCAAATGTTTCTTGAGACCACCTGTGGatgcttcctttgctttcctcagGTGCAACCCTGCCAACCAGTGTTTCTTTCTAGGCTGGTGGCTTCTCCTCAGAGATGAGCAGCTATCACATAGCAGGTGCATACTCTGTGCTATTAACTGTGATTTTATCTGATCCTTTCATTAAACGTTTCTTAATACcaaattcttttcaaaattgaaCCAACTGTGTGGCAGTTTCTAAACCCATACTTTGAAATATCCTTCTCTACTTTTTGTGATACGCGTTGCTCTGAGGTGTGACATGTGAGCTACAGTTCAAGTTCTGGTatggtaaaattattttacagctaACATAAACTAGTGTTTAGCTgctgtggattttattttattttttatttttaaatcaagttgTTTACTTAAACTCTGCTTTAAATAaggttgtggattttttttttttttggtagctttCCAACCAAAGCTGTTATTTGAAGACTGAGACAGCATTCCTGGCGAGACTGGAACTTAGGGGATAAGATGTTTCAGATCAACTCTTTGGAATACACTTGAACATATCAGATAagttacaagaagaaaaagaaagaacaaaaaaatatcttgaggAAATTACTCCCTGCCATGTCCTATGCTAATATCCACTAAATACTAATGTCCATTATATTAATTATCATCTGCTTCCTTTGGGTACAAGATAAGAAGATATTTTCCTCCATGTATTATGGAATGATTATGGAATTATTCCTCCCTTGCATGCtgtactgtgttttctttatttcagacaAATGCCAGTGTTGTAATCGTATACAGTAAGCGGTTATGAGAGATCAATTTCACATCTGTGGACAAGCCTCTGAGAAATACAGTGCACTTCAGGGGAAGAGGAGCTGTTAGTTCTAAGAAGagattccattttaaaatatcatacTTGCCCAGAAGCCAAATTAGGAGAACAACTGTACAAGCAGATTaagttataaaagaaaaagcagccacTAAAACCTCCCAGGGCTTTCAGCATGTAGGCCTGCCTGGGGTGGCTCTTCCAGCATCATTCAGTGAAGGGTCCGTTCGAAGATGCTCAGCTCAAACAGCCgttgttttctcattctttccatAACTCATTCAGAAGTAGCCCCAAATTTATTCAAGGCACTGTGTTTACTGTGATGGGGAAGAAGATTAGGCAgcaaaaaatcacaaaagatGCCTGAGTTTGAAAGCCCAAGCTTCTGTAACTAGTCTAAAATTGGACCAACACTGGGactcagcagcagagaggacCCTCAGCATTGCTGTTGACTGCTTCTTTCCTGGTTTTGTGAAAGCTGCTCTCATAGCAGAGAACTGCCTGCAGTGGTAAACTGCATGTTGCAGCTCACAAAgggatttctttctgaataaatgtCAAATCATCACCTCCAGATCAAATGTCAGATCATGTCTATCTTTGGTTTATCTTTGCTGGACATCAGCAAAGTACTGGTGCGGTTAGTGGTTTGTGGATTTTTGCACTTTATGATTAACGTCAGCTGAAGGGAGAATGTGAACAGTGTAAATAAGCATGTTGTCTTGGTATgtgtaaagaaaataacatacaTTACCATTTACTCGTGAACctgaaagagaaattcagagattggggggaaaagcaaatggaaacagGATGAACACACGCAGTCTCCTTGGTTTATAATGTGCTGCGTGTTTTGGGAAACCAGTGAATCAGATTTGCAATGCTTTTTCCTGAGCAGACAAGGGAGAGTTACTCTTGCCCGCTGCCTTAGCTGTGTGGTCCTCAGtggctaaaatattttaagtgtcaGCTCTCAGGGGTAAGTTAAAACGTGTTTGTAATCAGGGCTGTAACCTCGCAGCTCATTTTAAATGAGTTCCAAAGTATGAAAACATGAGTGCAGACATGCAGAAAATACTGTGTAAACTGAATattaacttgtttttttaatatgtaacagcatttttattattgaCATTAATTACTGATGCTAACATGGTTTGGCACCAATTTCTTAGTACCATGCTTGTGTTGCTGCTGCTAAGAAGTAAGGACGTGGTTTCAGTCACTACTATGACTTTGTCTAGCTGCCTTTACTATGGCCTGCAATATTAATgcttgattttttgtttttatatagttcaaattagaaaaaaaatagaaatgcaaatagAATTGGTATTTAGTTTTCCTGGTTTCCCTTTATATGCAGAACGTAtcataattgtatttttcttatatatttcaCAGAGAAAGGACAGATATTTGGGACTGGGTGCACAATCAACACAAGAAAAGCTTTTCGATACAAGAGGATATCCTTGCAGTGATGGTTTCTCTATAGGTAGTTTGCAAGGAAATGGAGAATAAATATATGTTGGTAGCCGGTTTCTTCTGTGCTatactttctgctttcctggggCACAACTGCTCTGTATGCATGATGCAGGCTTACTACTTTGAATATGTACTTACTAAATCTTCTGTCTGTCCcatgttattttatttgtatttattaaaactaaaaaatgtgaaactgaaataaaagttcattttgttaTAACCCAAAACAActaagacatttattttctttgtcaatGTGCATTTACATTTATAACAGTATTACTAGCCAGCTCAGTCTTCTGATAGACTTTATTTCCAGTTAGCTGGTGATTTCCCAGTTACCAGTATTTTTATTCAActaaatcctctttttttttttttttcctaccctcGTGGACACAGGactattctggaaaaaaaaatcaagaaatctA
This Cygnus olor isolate bCygOlo1 chromosome 8, bCygOlo1.pri.v2, whole genome shotgun sequence DNA region includes the following protein-coding sequences:
- the RGS2 gene encoding regulator of G-protein signaling 2; its protein translation is MQSAMLLALRPGGRHSERGGRRRGELEEAEKGRMKRTIIKDWKKRLSYFLQNSSTSTNMKANKGGKHHAYFRPSPEEARLWAEAFDELLANKYGLAAFRAFLKSEFCEENIEFWLACEDFKKTKSPQKLTSKAKKIYNDFIEKEAPKEINIDFQTKNIIAQNIQEATHTCFSAAQKRVYSLMENNSYPRFLESEFYQELCKKTPITSTAQGT